A region of Streptomyces deccanensis DNA encodes the following proteins:
- a CDS encoding MarR family winged helix-turn-helix transcriptional regulator — protein sequence MNPRSEPGRPLRDPVDAVIDQWAEARPDLDTTAMEVFGRVYRLSRTLGDRMEKAYARFGISRGEFDVLATLRRSGEPFTLSPRQLSATLMLTTGGMTGRLDKLERAGLLRRSPDPHDRRALQVTLTDEGLRLIDEAVTAGLAVQTEALSHLNDEQAGQLADLLRLLVVGTGS from the coding sequence ATGAACCCGCGTTCCGAGCCTGGCCGGCCCCTCCGCGATCCCGTCGACGCGGTCATCGACCAGTGGGCGGAGGCGCGGCCCGACCTCGACACCACGGCGATGGAGGTCTTCGGCCGCGTCTACCGGCTCTCGCGGACCCTCGGCGACCGGATGGAGAAGGCGTACGCGCGCTTCGGGATCTCGCGCGGCGAGTTCGACGTGCTCGCGACCCTGCGGCGGTCCGGTGAGCCGTTCACGCTCTCGCCGCGCCAGCTCTCCGCCACGCTCATGCTCACCACCGGCGGCATGACGGGCCGCCTCGACAAGCTGGAACGCGCGGGCCTCCTGCGCCGCTCCCCCGACCCGCACGACCGCCGCGCCCTCCAGGTCACCCTCACCGACGAGGGCCTGCGCCTGATCGACGAGGCCGTCACAGCGGGCCTCGCGGTCCAGACCGAGGCGCTCTCCCACCTGAACGACGAACAGGCCGGCCAACTGGCCGACCTGTTGAGGCTGTTGGTGGTGGGCACGGGGTCGTGA
- a CDS encoding PadR family transcriptional regulator — translation MSTRHILLGLLAGGPSHGYDLKRRHDERFPQARPLAYGQVYTTLQRLVRDGLAEVDGTEADSGPERTMYRSTDEGARELARWAGEITAPAPFVTNEIFAKLVVSILSDGDPAAYLRAQRAAHMARMRDLTAVKTAPGTDLSTVLAADYALNHLDADLRWMNTTAARLTTLTAEVDAA, via the coding sequence ATGAGCACCCGTCACATCCTGTTGGGGCTGCTCGCAGGGGGGCCGAGCCATGGCTACGACCTCAAGCGACGGCACGACGAACGCTTCCCGCAGGCCCGTCCGCTGGCCTACGGGCAGGTCTACACGACCCTGCAGCGGCTGGTCCGCGACGGGCTCGCCGAGGTCGACGGCACCGAGGCGGACAGCGGCCCGGAGCGGACGATGTACCGCTCGACGGACGAGGGGGCGCGCGAGCTGGCCAGATGGGCCGGGGAGATCACCGCGCCCGCGCCGTTCGTGACGAACGAGATCTTCGCCAAGCTCGTCGTCTCGATCCTCTCCGACGGCGACCCGGCCGCCTATCTGCGGGCGCAGCGCGCCGCGCACATGGCGCGCATGCGGGATCTGACCGCCGTGAAGACCGCGCCGGGCACCGACCTCTCGACCGTGCTCGCGGCGGACTACGCCCTCAACCATCTCGACGCCGACCTCCGCTGGATGAACACCACGGCGGCCCGGCTGACCACCCTGACCGCGGAGGTCGACGCAGCGTGA
- a CDS encoding ABC transporter permease encodes MKALVGDLRLALLLVRGSDRRERWRVALTGLGAALATGLGMAAGVLTSLEGHYRVGMADGLLDNAGERSGVIVTLLFLLVPVLGFLGQCTRVGAVHRDRRLAGLRLAGASAGQVRRIAALETGLACLAGSLITTVVFVAFLLITWQNATVLAWFAVALVALGVPVLGAVASVLALRRVVASPLGWVRRVKPGTGRGPGWVFLGGVALLVVAALLAVAGTTRNMPDRAAGQAPLIVCGALLAVGAGAVLLSGLVAKLTGRLLAARTGDPAVLIAAERLRDDPWAAARTHAAVIMGAVVGSGYIGVRQALLAQVEGHDYLAERDDFYIAGLNFTAAAIILGFAVTLFGLAVGTAESLATRRRGLAAQVAAGVPYEVLGRALLLETALPLAPAVLVGGAGGTAIAFVYAMGMSDLTVMPFGALLVPVAVYAACILAAATSLPLLRRTVRPTELRYT; translated from the coding sequence GTGAAGGCGCTGGTGGGCGATCTGCGCCTGGCCCTGCTGCTGGTCCGGGGCTCGGACCGGCGGGAGCGGTGGCGAGTGGCGCTGACAGGGCTGGGGGCGGCGCTGGCGACGGGGCTCGGCATGGCGGCGGGGGTGCTGACGTCGTTGGAGGGCCACTACCGGGTGGGCATGGCCGATGGCCTGCTGGACAACGCCGGCGAGCGCTCCGGGGTGATCGTCACCCTGCTGTTCCTGTTGGTCCCGGTGCTCGGCTTCCTCGGCCAGTGCACCCGTGTGGGCGCGGTCCACCGGGACAGACGGCTTGCCGGGCTGCGACTGGCCGGCGCGTCGGCGGGCCAGGTGCGCCGGATCGCGGCACTGGAGACGGGGTTGGCCTGCCTGGCCGGCTCGCTGATCACGACGGTCGTCTTCGTGGCGTTCCTCTTGATCACCTGGCAGAACGCCACTGTCCTGGCATGGTTCGCGGTCGCGCTGGTCGCACTGGGTGTGCCGGTGCTGGGCGCGGTGGCGAGCGTGCTCGCACTGCGCCGGGTGGTCGCCTCGCCGCTGGGCTGGGTGCGACGGGTGAAGCCGGGCACGGGCCGGGGGCCCGGGTGGGTGTTCCTGGGAGGGGTGGCGCTGCTCGTGGTCGCGGCGCTCCTCGCCGTGGCCGGCACCACCCGGAACATGCCCGACCGCGCCGCCGGCCAGGCTCCGCTGATCGTCTGTGGCGCGCTGCTCGCCGTGGGAGCCGGTGCGGTGCTGCTGTCCGGCCTGGTCGCGAAGCTCACCGGCCGACTGCTCGCCGCGCGCACCGGCGACCCGGCGGTGCTGATCGCGGCGGAGCGGCTGCGCGACGATCCGTGGGCAGCGGCCCGCACCCACGCGGCCGTCATCATGGGGGCCGTGGTCGGCAGCGGTTACATCGGCGTACGGCAGGCACTGCTCGCGCAGGTCGAGGGCCATGACTACCTGGCCGAACGCGACGACTTCTACATCGCCGGCCTGAACTTCACAGCCGCCGCGATCATTCTCGGCTTCGCCGTCACCCTGTTCGGGCTGGCGGTGGGCACCGCCGAGTCCCTCGCCACCCGGCGCCGGGGCCTGGCCGCGCAGGTCGCCGCCGGGGTCCCGTACGAGGTGCTGGGCCGCGCGCTGCTGCTGGAGACCGCCCTGCCGCTGGCGCCCGCGGTGCTGGTGGGCGGGGCCGGGGGCACGGCGATCGCCTTCGTGTACGCGATGGGCATGAGCGACCTGACGGTGATGCCGTTCGGGGCCCTGCTGGTACCGGTGGCGGTCTACGCCGCCTGCATCCTCGCGGCGGCCACGTCCCTACCGCTGCTCCGCCGCACGGTCCGCCCCACGGAGCTGCGCTACACGTGA
- a CDS encoding ABC transporter ATP-binding protein gives MNEKHTGTGPLLTARGLVKEHGRTRALRGASVELREGEILAVTGASGSGKSTLLHCLAGIVRPDEGAVAYAGKRLDQLPEKQLSELRRTDFGVVFQFGQLIPELTALDNVALPLLLAGTDRGAARERAGEWLERFGVRGQEEQRPGEMSGGQAQRVSLARALVTTPKVIFADEPTGALDSLASEQVMAALTHAARESRAAVLLITHDAQTAAYADREVVLKDGVVASEADASLEVTW, from the coding sequence GTGAACGAGAAGCACACCGGCACCGGGCCATTGCTCACGGCCCGGGGACTGGTCAAGGAACACGGCAGGACCCGGGCACTGCGGGGCGCCTCGGTGGAGCTGCGGGAGGGCGAGATCCTCGCCGTCACGGGGGCCAGCGGCAGCGGGAAGTCCACGTTGCTGCACTGCCTGGCGGGCATCGTCCGGCCGGACGAGGGCGCGGTGGCGTACGCCGGGAAGCGGCTCGACCAGCTTCCCGAGAAGCAGCTCAGCGAACTGCGCAGGACGGACTTCGGGGTCGTCTTCCAGTTCGGGCAGCTGATACCCGAGCTGACGGCCCTCGACAACGTCGCCCTGCCGCTGCTGCTGGCCGGCACGGACCGCGGGGCGGCGCGGGAGCGGGCCGGCGAGTGGCTGGAGCGATTCGGGGTGCGGGGGCAGGAGGAGCAGCGGCCCGGGGAGATGAGCGGCGGCCAGGCGCAGCGGGTGTCGCTGGCGCGGGCGCTGGTGACCACGCCGAAGGTGATCTTCGCGGACGAGCCGACCGGGGCGCTGGACTCGCTGGCCAGCGAGCAGGTGATGGCGGCGCTGACGCACGCGGCCCGGGAGTCCCGTGCGGCGGTGCTGCTGATCACCCACGACGCGCAGACCGCGGCGTACGCGGACCGGGAGGTCGTGCTGAAGGACGGCGTCGTGGCGTCGGAGGCCGACGCCTCGCTGGAGGTGACCTGGTGA
- a CDS encoding Uma2 family endonuclease codes for MSAEPIAETVMTQVDPIDLLIVFEEASPMPIRPEYVEGTVIVPPQPDFNHSDGAFRLACQLRTGGFELAAIGMGFRAAHQDGTTMSLLIPDFYVLRREPSELDTSYRKAHKGWYPMDMIDMVGEVTSTNHETDTGPKLRTYAAAGVPVYVLINRHAKTAHCHTDPVLPGEDPTEAYYASEVKVDLGDPLPLPAPYPTLDTAPFREA; via the coding sequence ATGAGCGCCGAACCGATCGCGGAAACGGTGATGACGCAGGTGGACCCCATTGACCTGTTGATCGTGTTCGAAGAGGCGTCACCGATGCCGATTCGGCCGGAATACGTCGAGGGGACGGTCATCGTGCCGCCGCAGCCGGACTTCAATCACAGCGACGGCGCCTTCCGGTTGGCTTGTCAGCTCCGTACCGGCGGCTTCGAACTGGCCGCCATCGGTATGGGTTTCCGCGCCGCCCACCAAGACGGCACCACGATGTCCCTGCTGATCCCCGACTTCTACGTCCTGCGTCGTGAGCCGAGTGAACTCGACACCTCGTACCGCAAAGCCCACAAGGGCTGGTACCCCATGGACATGATCGACATGGTGGGCGAGGTCACCTCCACCAACCACGAGACGGACACCGGACCGAAGCTCCGCACCTACGCCGCCGCCGGTGTCCCCGTCTACGTCCTCATCAACCGTCACGCCAAGACGGCCCACTGCCACACCGACCCCGTCCTCCCCGGCGAGGACCCCACTGAGGCCTATTACGCCTCCGAGGTCAAGGTCGACCTCGGGGACCCCCTTCCGCTACCCGCCCCGTACCCCACGTTGGACACCGCTCCTTTCCGCGAGGCCTGA
- a CDS encoding FAD-dependent monooxygenase yields the protein MNGKRDDNTPHGVIVVGAGPTGLLLAGDLAAAGVPVTLVEKREHRISNLSRAFVAHARTLEQLDARGIADALEAKGRPLDRIALFGRLSVRLDTLPSRFNHLLVIPQYEVEKVLERRAVEAGVRFRYETEVTAVHQGGGVGGDPHGGVGGDPHGVTVDVRTADGATDRLTAAYVVGTDGHRSAVREAVGLPFPGKSVIRSVVLADVRLDEHPEEVLTANAVGDAFAFIAPFGDGYHRVIGWHRGRDVPDSEPLDLDEVREITRLALGRDYGMRDARWMSRFHCDERQAPAYRVGRVLLAGDAAHVHTPAGGQGMNTGLQDAANLGWKIAAVLGGHADPALLDSYEAERHPVGRAVLRSSGGIVRLAMAKSPWALALRAALTTFVNHVPPVRTRAIGQITGIGYRYPAPRGAHRLVGTRVPDVALTTGRLYESLRGGRFVLIGPRGADRTHAVAGAPGADQPPVLGARKDRLTVAAWTSDRRTTVLVRPDGYVAWAAEDADDATVREALTEWLGAAV from the coding sequence ATGAACGGCAAGCGCGACGACAACACCCCGCACGGCGTCATCGTGGTGGGCGCCGGGCCCACCGGGCTGCTGCTGGCCGGCGACCTCGCCGCCGCCGGCGTCCCCGTCACCCTCGTCGAGAAGCGCGAGCACCGGATCAGCAACCTCTCCAGGGCCTTCGTCGCACACGCCCGCACCCTGGAGCAGCTCGACGCCCGCGGCATCGCCGACGCGCTGGAGGCCAAGGGCCGGCCCCTCGACCGCATCGCTCTCTTCGGCCGCCTCTCCGTCCGCCTGGACACCCTCCCCTCCCGCTTCAACCACCTCCTGGTGATCCCGCAGTACGAGGTCGAGAAGGTCCTGGAACGGCGGGCGGTGGAGGCCGGGGTGCGGTTCCGCTACGAGACGGAGGTGACGGCGGTCCATCAAGGCGGAGGCGTGGGCGGGGACCCGCACGGTGGCGTGGGCGGGGACCCGCACGGTGTCACGGTCGACGTGCGGACGGCGGACGGCGCGACGGACCGGCTGACCGCCGCGTACGTCGTCGGGACGGACGGGCACCGCAGTGCGGTCCGCGAGGCGGTCGGGCTGCCGTTCCCGGGGAAGTCCGTCATCCGTTCCGTGGTCCTCGCGGACGTACGGCTCGACGAGCACCCGGAGGAGGTGCTGACCGCGAACGCGGTCGGCGACGCCTTCGCCTTCATCGCGCCCTTCGGCGACGGCTACCACCGGGTCATCGGCTGGCACCGGGGCCGCGACGTCCCCGACAGCGAGCCGCTGGACCTCGACGAGGTCAGGGAGATCACCCGGCTCGCGCTCGGCCGCGACTACGGCATGCGGGACGCCCGCTGGATGTCCCGTTTCCACTGCGACGAGCGTCAGGCCCCGGCGTACCGGGTCGGCCGGGTCCTCCTCGCCGGTGACGCCGCCCATGTCCACACCCCGGCTGGCGGGCAGGGCATGAACACCGGCCTCCAGGACGCCGCGAACCTCGGCTGGAAGATCGCCGCCGTCCTGGGCGGCCACGCGGACCCGGCGCTGCTCGACAGCTACGAGGCCGAACGCCACCCCGTCGGCAGGGCCGTGCTCCGCAGCAGCGGCGGCATCGTCCGTCTCGCCATGGCCAAGTCGCCCTGGGCGCTGGCGCTGCGTGCCGCCCTGACGACCTTCGTCAACCACGTGCCCCCGGTCCGCACCCGCGCGATCGGCCAGATCACCGGCATCGGCTACCGGTACCCCGCCCCGCGCGGCGCCCACCGCCTGGTCGGCACCCGCGTGCCGGACGTCGCGCTCACCACGGGCCGTCTCTACGAGTCCCTGCGCGGCGGCCGCTTCGTCCTCATCGGTCCGCGCGGCGCGGACCGGACCCATGCCGTCGCCGGGGCGCCGGGCGCGGATCAGCCCCCGGTGCTCGGCGCCCGCAAGGACCGCCTCACCGTGGCGGCCTGGACGAGCGACCGCCGTACGACCGTCCTCGTCCGCCCCGACGGCTACGTGGCCTGGGCGGCGGAGGACGCGGACGACGCGACGGTCAGGGAGGCGCTGACGGAATGGCTGGGCGCGGCCGTGTGA
- a CDS encoding mechanosensitive ion channel family protein, translating to MSPVSSLPLLLAAATPSPSPSETTTPAVPSLEDAQESATNAASWVEENWSTWLAIGLRVLLIVVIAAVLRVVVRRAITKLIDRMNRSVPGVEGTTPTLGGLLVNVERRRQRSQAIGSVLRSVASFLILGTAALMILGTFEINLAPLLASAGVAGVAIGFGARNLVTDFLSGVFMILEDQYGVGDTVDAGVASGEVIEVGLRVTKLRGDNGEIWYVRNGEVKRIGNLSQGWATAGVDVTVRYDEDLDKVRRTLTEVGEAMSKEEPWNELLWGPIEVLGLDDVLLDSMVVRVSAKTMPGKALTVERELRWRIKKAFDAADIRIVGGVPATAPDATDDPTAAVAAPSVYANTASPQSERATPIAPATK from the coding sequence GTGTCGCCCGTTTCTTCCCTGCCCCTCCTACTGGCCGCCGCCACGCCGTCGCCGTCCCCCTCGGAGACGACGACACCGGCCGTGCCGTCGCTGGAGGACGCCCAGGAGAGCGCGACCAACGCCGCCAGCTGGGTCGAGGAGAACTGGTCCACATGGCTGGCCATCGGTCTCCGCGTCCTGCTGATCGTGGTGATAGCGGCGGTGCTGAGAGTGGTGGTCCGGCGGGCGATCACCAAGCTGATAGACCGGATGAACCGCTCCGTCCCGGGCGTCGAGGGCACCACACCGACCCTCGGCGGTCTGCTGGTCAACGTCGAGCGCCGCCGCCAGCGCTCCCAGGCCATCGGCTCGGTCCTGCGCTCGGTCGCGTCCTTCCTGATCCTGGGCACCGCCGCCCTCATGATCCTCGGCACCTTCGAGATCAACCTCGCTCCGCTGCTGGCCTCCGCCGGTGTCGCGGGCGTCGCCATCGGTTTCGGCGCCCGGAACCTCGTCACGGACTTCCTCTCCGGCGTCTTCATGATCCTGGAGGACCAGTACGGCGTCGGCGACACCGTCGACGCGGGCGTCGCCTCCGGCGAGGTCATCGAGGTCGGCCTGCGCGTCACCAAGCTGCGCGGCGACAACGGCGAGATCTGGTACGTCCGCAACGGCGAGGTCAAGCGCATCGGCAACCTCTCCCAGGGCTGGGCCACGGCCGGCGTCGACGTCACCGTCCGCTACGACGAGGACCTCGACAAGGTCCGCCGCACCCTGACGGAGGTCGGCGAGGCGATGAGCAAGGAGGAGCCCTGGAACGAGCTCCTGTGGGGCCCCATCGAGGTCCTCGGCCTCGACGACGTGCTGCTGGACTCGATGGTCGTCCGCGTCTCCGCCAAGACCATGCCCGGCAAGGCCCTCACGGTCGAGCGGGAGCTGCGCTGGCGCATCAAGAAGGCCTTCGACGCGGCCGACATCCGCATCGTCGGCGGCGTCCCCGCCACCGCGCCCGACGCCACGGACGACCCGACCGCCGCGGTCGCCGCCCCGTCCGTCTACGCCAACACGGCCTCCCCCCAGTCGGAACGGGCGACCCCGATCGCCCCGGCGACGAAGTAG
- a CDS encoding EamA family transporter codes for MTAHTAHTAHTAHTAHTANAPHTGSRLSLIALTALAPISWGTTYAVTTEFLPADRPLFTGLVRALPAGLLLLAISRTLPRGIWWGKAAVLGALNIGAFFPLLFLSAYRLPGGMAAVVGSVGPLFVAGLATVLLGERPTLRTLLTGIAAALGVSLVVLKAAGALDPVGLVAALASTASMSTGTVLTKRWGRPAGVGPLALTGWQLTAGGLLIAPLALLVEGAPPALDGRAIGGYLYLALANTAVSYWLWFRGIGRLSATQVTFLGPLSPLTAAVVGWAALGQALTPLQLLGMAIAFGATVLGQLQPRTASSPTPRREPARGGAPRGGVSHDGAPHRAPAA; via the coding sequence ATGACCGCGCACACCGCGCACACCGCGCACACCGCGCACACCGCGCACACCGCGAATGCCCCGCACACCGGGAGCCGTCTCTCCCTCATCGCCCTCACCGCGCTCGCCCCCATCTCCTGGGGCACCACCTACGCCGTGACGACGGAGTTCCTGCCCGCCGACCGCCCCCTGTTCACGGGTCTGGTGCGGGCGCTCCCGGCCGGTCTGCTGCTCCTGGCGATCTCGCGCACGCTGCCGCGCGGGATCTGGTGGGGGAAGGCCGCGGTGCTGGGCGCGTTGAACATCGGCGCCTTCTTCCCGCTGCTCTTCCTCTCCGCGTACCGGCTGCCGGGCGGGATGGCGGCGGTCGTCGGCTCGGTCGGCCCACTGTTCGTCGCCGGCCTGGCGACCGTGCTGCTGGGAGAGCGGCCGACCCTACGCACCCTGCTGACCGGGATCGCGGCGGCCCTCGGTGTCAGCCTGGTCGTCCTGAAGGCGGCGGGGGCCTTGGACCCGGTCGGCCTGGTCGCCGCGCTCGCCTCCACCGCCTCCATGTCCACCGGCACGGTCCTCACCAAGCGCTGGGGCCGCCCCGCCGGTGTCGGGCCGCTCGCCCTCACCGGCTGGCAGCTGACCGCGGGCGGCCTGCTGATCGCTCCGCTCGCCCTGCTCGTCGAGGGCGCGCCCCCGGCTCTGGACGGCCGCGCGATCGGGGGCTACCTCTACCTGGCCCTCGCCAACACGGCCGTCTCCTACTGGCTCTGGTTCCGGGGCATCGGCCGGCTCTCCGCCACCCAGGTCACCTTCCTCGGCCCCCTCTCCCCCCTGACGGCCGCCGTGGTCGGCTGGGCGGCCCTCGGCCAGGCCCTCACACCCCTCCAGCTCCTGGGCATGGCCATCGCCTTCGGCGCGACCGTCCTGGGCCAGCTCCAGCCGCGTACGGCGTCGTCGCCCACGCCGCGACGAGAACCGGCACGCGGGGGAGCGCCGCGCGGGGGCGTGTCGCACGATGGTGCGCCGCATCGGGCGCCTGCCGCCTAG
- the malQ gene encoding 4-alpha-glucanotransferase produces the protein MTEDPGGSGPAPGTPLARLAALHGVATSYSPSPDRTVAASDGAVVAVLAALDVDASTPEAVRTALAARERQLDARLLPPTLVQWADGEPPAALTALPDGTLLSVETEQGETHSTTRELPPGVHTLRATAPDGRTAEAHLVVAPARLPAPPERTYGILVQLYSLLSQRSWGMGDLGDLAELSAWAGRALGAGFVQVNPLHAAVPGAPTDPSPYRPSSRRYPDPVHLRVEDVPEYPYALSEAAASSTDDRDHVGALLERAARLRESVLAKGELIDRDAVWDLKREALERVRAVPLGPGRRAAYCNFLAEEGQALEDHATWCALAEVHGSDWSRWPTALRDPRSAETARARGELMDRVDFHTRLAWLTDAQLGTAQRSARDAGMPIGLVHDLAVGVHPGGADAWAQQEYFAAGMSVGAPPDAFNSRGQDWGLPPWRPDRLAESGYAPYRRLLRALLRHAGALRIDHVMGLFRLWWVPQGQAPTEGTYVRYDADAMLAILVLEAARAGALVIGEDLGTVEPGVREALDARGVLGTSVLWFERDWEGTGRPLPPERWRANCLATATTHDLPPTASRLTCDHVDLRHGLGLLTRSLDEERAEAAADAGEWLALLARLGLLDGAGGGISTTSEEAQIQALHRFLLRTPARMIGLWLPDTLGDRRPQNLPGTWDQYPNWRLPIADAAGRPVTLEQLAASPRLWALVDVLRGG, from the coding sequence ATGACAGAAGATCCAGGGGGTTCGGGCCCGGCGCCCGGAACCCCGCTGGCCCGGCTCGCCGCCCTGCACGGCGTCGCCACCTCCTACAGCCCCTCCCCGGACCGTACGGTCGCGGCCTCGGACGGCGCGGTCGTGGCCGTCCTCGCCGCGCTGGATGTCGACGCGAGCACCCCCGAGGCCGTGCGCACCGCCCTCGCCGCACGCGAACGGCAACTGGACGCCCGGCTGTTGCCACCCACCCTGGTCCAGTGGGCCGACGGCGAGCCCCCCGCCGCGCTGACCGCCCTCCCCGACGGCACCCTGCTGAGCGTCGAGACCGAGCAGGGCGAGACGCACTCCACCACGCGGGAGCTGCCCCCGGGCGTGCACACCCTGCGCGCCACCGCCCCCGACGGCCGCACCGCCGAGGCCCACCTGGTCGTGGCCCCGGCCCGGCTGCCCGCCCCGCCCGAGCGCACCTACGGCATCCTCGTCCAGCTCTACTCCCTGCTCTCGCAGCGCAGTTGGGGCATGGGCGACCTCGGCGACCTCGCCGAGCTCTCCGCCTGGGCCGGCCGCGCCCTCGGCGCCGGATTCGTCCAGGTCAACCCGCTGCACGCGGCCGTACCCGGCGCCCCCACCGACCCCTCCCCGTACCGCCCCTCCTCCCGCCGCTATCCGGACCCCGTGCACCTGCGCGTGGAGGACGTACCCGAATACCCGTACGCCCTCTCGGAGGCCGCCGCCTCGTCCACCGACGACCGCGACCATGTCGGCGCGCTGCTGGAGCGGGCCGCCCGCCTGCGGGAGTCCGTGCTGGCCAAGGGCGAACTGATCGACCGGGACGCGGTGTGGGACCTCAAGCGCGAGGCGCTGGAACGGGTGCGCGCCGTACCCCTCGGCCCCGGGCGGCGCGCCGCGTACTGCAACTTCCTCGCCGAGGAGGGCCAGGCGCTGGAGGACCACGCCACCTGGTGCGCGCTCGCCGAGGTCCACGGCTCCGACTGGTCGCGCTGGCCCACGGCCCTGCGCGACCCACGCTCCGCCGAGACCGCCCGTGCCCGCGGCGAGTTGATGGACCGCGTCGACTTCCACACCCGTCTGGCCTGGCTCACCGACGCCCAACTCGGCACCGCGCAGCGCTCCGCCCGCGACGCGGGCATGCCCATCGGCCTGGTGCACGACCTGGCGGTCGGGGTCCACCCCGGCGGCGCGGACGCCTGGGCCCAGCAGGAGTACTTCGCGGCCGGCATGTCCGTCGGCGCGCCCCCCGACGCCTTCAACTCCCGGGGCCAGGACTGGGGCCTGCCCCCCTGGCGCCCCGACCGCCTCGCCGAGTCCGGATACGCCCCCTACCGCCGCCTCCTGCGTGCCCTGCTGCGCCACGCGGGCGCCCTCCGCATCGACCACGTCATGGGCCTGTTCCGCCTCTGGTGGGTTCCGCAGGGCCAGGCCCCCACCGAGGGCACGTACGTCCGCTACGACGCCGACGCCATGCTCGCGATCCTGGTCCTGGAAGCCGCGCGGGCCGGCGCCCTGGTGATCGGCGAGGACCTGGGCACGGTCGAGCCGGGCGTGCGCGAGGCGCTCGACGCGCGTGGGGTGCTGGGCACGTCCGTCCTCTGGTTCGAACGCGACTGGGAGGGCACGGGCCGCCCGCTCCCGCCCGAACGCTGGCGGGCGAACTGTCTGGCCACCGCCACGACGCACGACCTGCCGCCCACCGCGTCCCGGCTGACCTGCGACCACGTCGACCTCCGCCACGGGCTCGGCCTGCTCACGCGGTCCCTCGACGAAGAGCGGGCGGAGGCGGCCGCCGACGCGGGGGAGTGGCTGGCCCTGCTCGCCCGGCTGGGGCTGCTGGACGGGGCCGGGGGCGGTATCTCCACGACCTCCGAGGAGGCGCAGATCCAGGCCCTCCACCGGTTCCTGCTCCGCACGCCCGCCCGCATGATCGGCCTCTGGCTCCCGGACACGCTCGGCGACCGGCGTCCGCAGAACCTGCCCGGGACGTGGGACCAGTATCCGAACTGGCGCCTCCCGATCGCCGACGCGGCGGGGCGGCCGGTGACGCTGGAGCAACTCGCGGCGTCGCCTCGGCTGTGGGCGCTGGTGGATGTGCTGCGGGGCGGGTAG
- a CDS encoding TetR family transcriptional regulator, translating to MTDTEPAPPASPPARAPRRSDATRHAILQAARERFAADGYDRATIRAIAKDARIDPSMVMRYYGSKEGLYAAALDVDLRLPDPNAFDARDVGRVLVSHFLDLWEENEMLTAMLRVGTTNEAGAERMQGVFRDQLLPLARHVCPHPEQAATRAALCASQVLGLALTRYVLRFRPTVALSREEIVEWLGPTVQRYLTAHRA from the coding sequence ATGACCGATACGGAACCCGCGCCTCCCGCCTCCCCTCCCGCACGAGCCCCCCGCCGCTCCGACGCCACCCGGCACGCGATCCTCCAGGCGGCGCGCGAGCGGTTCGCCGCCGACGGCTACGACCGGGCCACCATCCGGGCGATCGCCAAGGACGCGCGGATCGATCCGTCGATGGTCATGCGGTACTACGGCTCGAAGGAGGGGCTGTACGCCGCGGCCCTCGACGTCGACCTGCGACTGCCGGACCCGAACGCGTTCGACGCGCGGGACGTGGGCCGGGTGCTGGTGAGCCATTTCCTCGACCTCTGGGAGGAGAACGAGATGCTCACGGCGATGCTCCGGGTCGGCACCACGAACGAGGCGGGCGCCGAACGGATGCAGGGCGTCTTCCGGGACCAGTTGCTGCCGCTCGCCCGGCATGTGTGCCCCCACCCCGAGCAGGCGGCGACCCGGGCGGCGCTCTGCGCGTCACAGGTGCTGGGGCTGGCCCTGACGCGTTACGTCCTGCGGTTCCGGCCGACCGTTGCGCTGAGCCGCGAGGAGATCGTGGAGTGGCTGGGGCCGACGGTGCAGCGGTATCTCACGGCGCACCGGGCGTAG
- a CDS encoding HNH endonuclease → MPHVLVLNASYEPLGVVPLRRALVLVLENKAVSLEESGAYLHSATVTVPAPSVVRLKRFVRVPYRGPVPLTRRALFARDGGRCMYCGGVATSVDHVIPRSRGGKHVWDNVVASCRRCNHVKADRHLVEIGWRLRHKPAPPTGLAWRIIGTGHRDPRWLPYLQPYGADDALARIDGISA, encoded by the coding sequence GTGCCGCACGTCCTGGTCCTCAACGCGTCGTACGAGCCGCTCGGCGTCGTACCGCTCCGCCGCGCGCTCGTCCTCGTCCTGGAGAACAAGGCCGTCTCCCTGGAAGAATCCGGCGCCTATCTGCACAGCGCGACCGTCACAGTCCCCGCACCCAGCGTGGTCCGGCTCAAGCGATTCGTCCGGGTTCCCTATCGGGGGCCCGTTCCTCTGACCCGTAGGGCGCTGTTCGCCCGTGACGGGGGCCGGTGCATGTACTGCGGTGGCGTCGCAACCAGCGTCGACCACGTCATCCCGCGCAGTCGCGGGGGCAAGCACGTCTGGGACAACGTCGTCGCGTCGTGCCGCCGCTGCAACCATGTCAAGGCAGACCGTCATCTCGTCGAGATCGGCTGGCGGCTCCGCCACAAACCCGCTCCGCCCACCGGGCTGGCCTGGCGCATCATCGGCACGGGCCATAGGGACCCGCGCTGGCTGCCCTACCTGCAGCCGTACGGCGCGGACGACGCGCTGGCCCGGATCGACGGCATCTCCGCCTGA